From Trichomycterus rosablanca isolate fTriRos1 chromosome 18, fTriRos1.hap1, whole genome shotgun sequence, the proteins below share one genomic window:
- the LOC134332230 gene encoding cytotoxic and regulatory T-cell molecule: MQNTQSLYICLLWLVTGGITLCLAGRQNILMDGQTLTLTCPINTTYTGVEWRNPLGHNMFLNKENDNRIKFVSSTREEFAVQISNVTFTDEGVYRCLIYSNTRVLRKRIRVIVLSAPKLEKEEHMDKTVVKCSTSANSSGIRLSWLMDKDLEVEALHTTYVPDNGTKHTAISHLHVKTHRRVTTVKCLVRYPSLHGFTLNASINLENYDIDESPTSAYPSYTIKSTKVLITHKPSTYLGSTSEKASPTPENPLTTLRSTETPVISTLLPHFSSTTYTIGHSDTETPNTQETEVHTAVYNDTNVYDTTESSGTTEVTNAYTISSNSTAGNETSFTSESQYPSTTVESTNTSGHLTLSPTPNNTIYNSTDSISGITTDVTSLNVSTSSSNTSVIKNGNGNEHRRSENGNSVLLVLLVTCLIICLIIVLAFFLLRLRKAHNTWKKENEDFDQSVESSKSKSSNEEKQKQNQQRKGPGIWNVSFTKYKEDPVENGAGATAASVDVINEKPEHLNGSITKPNIKETEL; the protein is encoded by the exons atgcagaatacacagagcttATATATCTGCCTTCTCTGGTTGGTTACAGGAG GCATAACACTGTGCTTGGCAGGAAGGCAAAATATACTAATGGATGGACAAACATTGACTCTGACCTGCCCGATAAATACGACATATACAGGTGTGGAATGGAGAAACCCACTTGGCCATAACATGTTCCTTAACAAGGAAAATG ACAATAGGATCAAGTTTGTGTCTTCAACAAGGGAAGAATTTGCAGTACAAATATCTAATGTCACCTTTACGGATGAAGGTGTTTACAGGTGTCTAATTTACAGCAACACAAGAGTTTTAAGGAAACGAATTAGAGTAATTGTTCTAA GTGCTCCAAAGCTGGAAAAAGAGGAACATATGGATAAAACAGTGGTTAAATGTTCAACTTCAGCAAATAGCAGTGGAATCAGACTGTCATGGTTGATGGACAAAGACCTAGAAGTTGAGG ctCTTCACACAACCTATGTGCCAGACAATGGAACAAAGCACACTGCTATCAGTCACCTGCATGTGAAGACACATCGGAGAGTAACTACAGTAAAGTGCTTGGTCAGATATCCAAGCCTGCATGGTTTCACACTGAATGCCTCCATCAACCTGGAAAACTATG ATATTGATGAATCTCCCACATCTGCATATCCCAGTTATACAATTAAATCAACAAAGGTGCTGATCACTCATAAACCCTCCACTTATTTAGGCAGCACAA GTGAGAAAGCATCACCTACACCAGAAAATCCTCTTACAACATTAAGATCAACAGAGACACCGGTTATTTCAACACTACTTCCACATTTTAGCAGTACAA cATACACTATTGGTCATTCAGATACAGAAACCCCAAACACCCAAGAGACTGAAGTACACACTGCTGTGTACAATGACACAAACG TATATGACACCACTGAATCGTCTGGAACAACAGAGGTTACAAATGCCTACACAATCTCATCAAACAGTACTG CAGGTAATGAAACATCATTCACATCAGAATCCCAGTATCCCAGTACCACAGTTGAATCAACAAATACATCAGGACATCTGACACTTAGCCCAACTCCGAACAATACGA TATATAACTCCACTGACTCCATATCTGGAATAACTACAGATGTCACATCATTAAATGTCAGCACAAGCTCATCAAACACTTCAG taataaaaaatgGGAACGGAAATGAGCACAGAAGAAGTGAAAATGGAAACTCTGTGTTGCTTGTGCTGCTGGTCACATGCCTCATCATCTGCCTGATCATAGTACTGGCTTTCTTTTTGCTTCGCCTTAGGAAAGCACACAATACTTGGAAAAAAG AGAATGAAGACTTCGATCAGTCAGTGGAGAGCAGCAAATCAAAGTCCAGCAATGAAGAAAAGCAGAAACAAAACCAGCAACGAAAAGGACCAG GTATTTGGAATGTCAGTTTCACAAAGTACAAAGAGGACCCAGTAGAGAATGGAGCCGGGGCGACAGCTGCTTCTGTAGATGTCATTAATGAAAAGCCAGAACACTTAAATGGTAGTATAACCAAACCCAACATTAAAGAGACAGAACTGTGA